The following DNA comes from Papaver somniferum cultivar HN1 chromosome 4, ASM357369v1, whole genome shotgun sequence.
tttcatacggacggagtttctagatttttgcacagaataaagttcccttcttgctccatgaacaggaacagatgactcggcgcgactatgctaccccgggcccgcaacatccctcctgaattcttcctgagttttactgtcgggccgttttcacctcctaaacgagctcaaaacctaaatattcccgcgaaaggagataagaaattcttttccggtcagatggaggggcggaccgtcaaaatccgaattCGTACGAGAATTTtataacgattttagtaaggagcgctaattagggttttggcatcccaaaccctgatttcgacaaagttgccaggcgccatcactaccatttgataaccgaagttttaacgtcatcaccatcgtttggtagccgaagttctgaaaccagtttacaccattctgcggactgaagacagtttccaccattccgctaaccgaagccagtttcctccattccaagccgaccaacgcccgcGGCTCCCATTCTAAGCCGACCAAGGcctgtggctcccattccaagccaaccaacGCCCGGGGCTCCAATTCTAAGCCGACCAACGcccgcggctcccattccaagccaacaaTCTACATcttaccacttcacggtctagccagcaacaccaaaaGTAGACTCTATCCAAGGCCggcaacacgagaatcacgaactctccttacctctcgaaaaaggttagtcgggtcttcttgaccatcttttcacgacttgtcatttcgattttgtcctcgcctgtcaccatcttatgcttacctcacaacaatgctcctgttccgagctaagcaggggacttaatgttgatggtggtttttagcttagggttaaaatcgtaaaaccttacatctgacatgacgtcactaggaccactagagCATTTactgaatcattcaacacgcctacgtaagaattaccagggtacctttttttttacatatatatgtgtcatgttccacggtagaacccttagtattgaccgacatcaccttcgtacaccaaaccctaaattattacaccaccgtgcaaatggcaaaccatgccagccacgtttccgcaccaaggcatgccaaccgcaccacagtgccaatggaaaaccatgccagccacgtctccgcgccaaggcatgccaaccatgccagccgcatgtgccagtggcatgccgtgccagccacatctccgcgccaaggcatgccaaccatgccagccgcaccatagtgccaatggcaaaccatgccagccacgtttccgtgccaaggcatgccaaccatgccagccgcaccaccgtgcaaatggcaaacaatgtcagccacgtctccgcgccaaagcatacCAAACATGCTAGCCgccccaccgtgccaatggcaagccgtgccagccacatatccgcgccaaggcatgtcaaccatgccagccgcaccaccgtgtcaatggaaaaccatgccagccacgtctccgcgccaaggctggaaaaccatgcaagccgcaccacagtgccaatggaaaaccatgccagccacgtcccctcgccaaagcatgccaaccatgccagccgcgccaccgtgccaatggcaaaccatgccagccacatctccgcgccaaggcatgccaaccatgccagccgcaccacatgtgccaatggcatgccgtgtcagccacaccttcgcgccaaggcatgccaaccatgccagccacgccaccgtgccaatgacaaatcatgccagccacgattccatgccaaagccatgccgaccccgctacatgccgctggctgccaaaacgaagggttgcaacaatcaacggccacccttccatctgagatgcagatcttagccgtccaaggtcgccagccaacgcatggtaacctttggcccaacgccaaaatcctagttttggccacgcccaaaccgcgccaaggcataccgaccatgccacatgtgccaatgccatgtcgtgccagccacctttccgcgcctaaaccataccataccggccttacctttacggctgccaaaacgaaggcgtgcgacaatcaacggccgcccttccaacttagatgcaaatcttagccgtccaaggtcgccagccaacgcatggtaacctttggcccaacgccacaACCTAAGTTTTGGCCaagcctaaaccgcgccaaggcatgccgaccatgccacattttccaatggcatgccgtgccagccaccttgtcgcgcctaaaccataccatgccggccttcccctcacggctgcgaaggcatgcgacaatcaatgaccacccttccatcttagatgcaaatcttagccgtccaaggtcaccaaccagcacatggtaacctttggcccaacgccaaaaccctagttttggctacgactaaaccgcgctaaggcacgccgaccatgccacatgtgccaatgacatgtcgtgccagccaccttgccgcgcctaaaccataccatgcgggccttcccctctcggctgccaaaacgaaggcgtgcgaaaataaatggccacccttccatcttagatgcaaatcttaaccatcCAAGGTCACcgaccaacacatggtaacctttggcccaacgccaaaaccctagtattagccacgcctaaaccgtgccaaggcatgccgaccatgccacatgtgccaatggcatgccgtgccagccaccttgtcgcgccaaaccataccatgccgaccttcccctcacggctgccaaaacgaaggcgtgcaacaatcaacggccacccttccatcttagatgcaaatcttagccgtccaaggtcaccaaacaacgcatggtaacctttggcccaacgccaaaaccctagttttggccacgcctaaaccgcgccaaggcatgccgaccatgccacatgtgccaatggcatgtcgttccagccaccttgatgcgcctaaaccataccatgccggccttcccttcacggcttccaaaacgaaggcttgcaacaatcgacggccacattttcatctaagacgcagatcttagccgttcaaggttACCAGCAAACGTAgggcaaccttttggctcgatgccaagccctagttttggtcgcgcccaaacaatgccaaaaccctagcttttggccacgcctaaactaggccatattaaatccatgccggccatgctttcatgccactggctaccaaacgaagggttgcaataatcaacggctaaccttcctatcaagatgcaaaatctcgaccgtcaaaggtcaccaccgagccggcaagtctcccaagctcaacttgccaaacaacaacaacatgctacatgttttccacgaaaacactcgagacatcaacacatgtcacaaactgggggatgctcattgggtattggtatggcggtttacagcgtgcggcgtacactacacccgttacaagacagtgtcataaggatgaggcggttagtaaatacagggagtaatagtaaaatgctttcttttatggaacatcaattgcaggcgttaccggttaccacctcctcccatttactcacccgttttccatttcttacgggaccagagtacgtttcactttgacttgtataaataggtcttacctatttccaccgaacaacaagttctggtcaggagcatacaacactcagagaacgtttgctagctttcccatatgttagcttcccactttctgatgcaagtcacaaaacaattactcttccaggatcaactattctggtctcaacactctcttcgcttccctccccaaaaccaacccttctcctcctctttgtgaccgaagcaagtctggaaaggccatttcttggtttaggacggatttgtacagattgatctcttgaatctaaagtactcccttgcagtacattgtttagggtttagacttgtttctcacccgaaattaccgaaatcagcagaaaccgttttcaccctcaaacacctggaTAGAGATTGTAAAACCATTTTCGATTTGGTGCAAAATGTTAGGGTTTTGTTCCATAAACAAAATATTATCGCATAAATTTAGGTAACACAATTTGAAGGAGAAACTATGACCTATTGCTGTCAAAACCATGGCTAAAGGCCTACTTCAGGTTTAGAATGTCTACAAGGTTTACTTGAATTTGGAAACTTGTATGACGATTTTTAGGAGTGTTTTCCTAGTGGGTTGcgtaactagttgattatatgaagtgtgtcgatgtaataacttgttatgataatgaaagaTTTTCTGGGTGATCTTggtcgtggatgtagcctacaaatggtaggtgaaccacgtaatctttttGTCGTTTGTGATTTTCTATTATCGTATTGACCATATACTCGTGCTAGTATTATTCGgtcatgctaatctaaagatgtacGATATGGATTCGAGCTAATTATCTAAAGTtggatgtttcatggaattgacttcAATGGAAACATCCCGGTTCGAGATTAACGTAATCTCGGTTTCTCGACAGAAAATATGTTTctgaaaatatattttgtaaaaattACTAGTATgctttttcattattttaggtATTCATTAATGGTCTGGTCTATGTTTGCCTAAAAATCTACCTACATATCGAGAGTCTTTTGATCACAACAAGCAGAAACATCCTAGAACACCTCATGGACAATCAACGAGATGACACCCAGAGCAACTAGGTTTACAAACATGTAGCTAAAACCAAATTCCTGGTTTTATTTACCCTAAAATTTACCCAAAATTGAGTTTCTTGACCACAACATACATAAATTCAATTATAATAATATGCCTTTTAACAGGACTAAACCCTTAAACAAATAGTTCACTTTATAAGGCTTACTAAACTAGATATATTCAAAACAAATCACATTTTAAACAAAATTGCAACGATTTCACAATAAAATCAATACAGCTGACGGAAAAAAATTAGCCCTAAAATCTTGAAAATGAAACCTCACCAAAAGATTTAGGAAAAAACAAGGTTTTAAAAAGCGAAAGCGTGTGGCGAAGCGCTCTCATACCAAAGCGTAAAAAGAAAGCGAGCGTTATATATATAAGAAGTTGTCAACCTAATAAAAGAAAACTACGAAGTTCAGGCGTAAGAAAATGAACAATTAAACTAACTAGGCATATGGCATACCGATACTGCCTATTCTACGTAAGAGCTATTTAAAATATACTAGCCACGAATGTCTGCATCATGTacagtcatcatcatcatgatcatcatgcGATTCATGCCTCATAAATTAGGTTCATTAGTATTTAGTTAGAAAATATGAAACATGCCCTACTGGGATTCAaaggataattttttattttctaatatgAGCCAATTCATAAAGCGGCGCTCTAGAAGCGCTCTGCACCTGAAGCGCAAAAAGAAAAATGCCCAAAAACGTGCCTCATAAACGTCTTTTTAAACTTCTCATGACAATAAGCATTTAAACCTAAAGAGAAATTGAGATTTTACCAAGCTCTAGCTTTCTGTTTAATCAACGATGCTACACACACCGAAGTTTACACTTCGTTTTATTCTGAAAAGGAATTTAATGGATAATACGTTGCGTTCTCTGCATTGGGATTAGTATGGACATGAGTGGGGGCAGATGTTATCTCGACCGGTGAGAATTCCGGTGAGAAATCCGAACTCCAAAGTGAACATGGACTTATTCGTGTTTAATGCTGTGGTGGGCGAAGTGGCTGAGATCAAGACAAGCTACTGGACAGCTGAGAAGAAAGTAGTGAAGTTGTTTTCCTTTCATGGGTAGAATCTTAAAAGCTCATTTCTTCAATTTGAGGTATTGTAGTAATTTAGTGGAAGATAATAAACCTAAATCAAATCAAATGTGAATCCAGTGTACTATTGGTTCCCCACTACAGTAGTTTATGGGACATTGTTGTTCAATAATCCAAATCTCACATGAAAATTTGAGTCACATTTGACTACAAGAGCTTGAAAATAAAGGCTAGTGCCGCTAGTCTGCTGCATGACCAAATTCCAACGGTCATGCAGTATCTTGTCATGCTTATTTTCTAAAGACAGTAACCTGAGCAGTTCCCATCAACACTTAAAACACTCTAGAGTAAGCCCACTAGCTCTCTAATGCACtttgaatttttgtgtatttCCCCCTTGAGTATATGGTTTGTGTAGACAAATCAGATATATGTGGGTGTGAATCTTGTTATATGTATCCGGACACTTGTTACTTACAACAGATCAGTAAATGCATCACAAATTAAGTGCAAGCATAGGGTCTTAATAAAATGAGCTTCATCTATGTCGCCGTTGTTTTCTTCACCTTGAGTTTCCAACCTACATCCCAAAATCTCATTGCTGAAACTGATCGACTATCTTTACTTGCTTTCAGAAACAAGTTAATTATTGATCCTCTAGCAGCACTTAGCTCGTGGAACGAATCGTCCGACTGCAGTTATTGGACGGGAATTACATGTAACCGTCGGTATCCAAGCAGGGTCATTGGCTTGGATCTGCAGTACATGAGTTTGGTAGGTACAATATCTCCATATATAGGAAATCTTACGTTCTTAAGAAATTTTACCTTGAATGACAACCACCTCACAGGCGAAATTCCTCAAGAAATTGACCGTTTAGTTTGGCTTCAAATTCATCGGTTGACAAATAATACACTTACTGGGAAAATTCCTAAGAACCTAACGTCATGTACAAAGCTCGTTATTTTCTCATCAGCGAACAACGAGCTGGTAGGAGGAGTTCCCGCCGAGCTTGGCTCCATATCAAAGCTTCAACAATTGCATCTCTCGGGCAACCCCCTGAAAGGAACCATCCCGCTTTCGCTTTAAAATCTTTCTGCTCTCAGTTCACTTGCTTTGGGCTCCAATCATTTACACGGTAATATTCCGTACGAACTCGGTCAGTTAaccaaattacaagaatttattgTCTCGGACAATAATTTGTCAGGAACTATTCCACCCCAACTTTTTAACATCTCTTCAATCTATCATTTTGGTGTCAACGGTAATAATCTTCATCAACCCATAATTCCACCTTACATTGGAGTTACTCCCTCTAATATCCAAATTCTTTGGTTAGATGGAAACATGTTTCATGGATTGCTACCGGTTTCCATATTCAATCTCTCAACACTGTCTAGCCTAGATATCAGTGGCAATGAGTTCGCTGGACCCATACCGACTAATTTGGGTACCTTGCAAGGCCTGACTTACCTAAATGTTGCAGATAATCATTTCGGAACAGGTGAAGTAGATGAATTCATCTTTTTCAATTCGTTATCAAATTGCAGTGACCTGGAAGTACTTTACCTGTCTGGGAACGATTTAAGTGGGCAGCTGCCAGATTCTATAGCAAACCTGTCAAGAAAGCTTACCCGCATACACATGTCCAGAAACACTATCTTCGGTGAAATTCCCCCTGGAGTTGAGAACCTTGTGAGCCTCAAAGGATTGCAAATTGGGAGAAATCAGTTAACCGGAAGTATTCCTGTTCCTATAGGAAAACTTCCTAACCTGATACAACTTGAAATTTGGGATAACCAACTCTCAGGAAAAATTCCATCAAACATATGCAACAGTAATACGttagaaaatattgattttggaaCAAATAGATTGCAAGGTGGAATTCCGCCAAGTATGGGCAACTGCAGTAAATTGCTAAAGTTAGTCCTCTGGGAAAATCAACTTACTGGTACTATCCCGAAACAGCTCATCGGCCTTTCTTCACTGTCAATTAAGCTAGACTTAGCATGGAACCGGTTAACTGGTAATCTTCCTTCAGAGATCGGCAACTTGGAAAAGATTGTTATCCTGGACTTGTCAAACAATCAAATATCTGGGAAAATTCCAAGCTCTTTACAGAATTGTCTTTACTTGGAAAGACTTTATCTAGACGGTAACTTACTGGAGGGGATAGTTCCTCCATCCTTGAAAAGTTTAAAGGGGATGCAAAAGTTAGACCTGTCACGCAACAAGTTGTCCGGGGGTATACCGCAGTATTTGCAGTCCTTTGTTTCCTTGAAGTACCTGAATCTCTCCTCAAATGACTTTGAAGGTGAAGTACCAGAAGAAGGGATCTTCAAGAACATAAGTGCATCCTCAATTCTCGGAAATGAAAAGCTCTGTGGAGGAATTCCCAAATTTCATTTACCCGGTTGCCCAAGAATTGGATACATAATACAAAGTAAGCACTTCCCTCTCAAAAGACTGCTTCTAATAGTATTTGGAGTTGTTATCCTTGTAATTGTTTTGGGCTCCTTCGCCATATGGTTTTGGAGGAAAAAAACAATAGTGCAGCGCTCGCATTCGTCTttaaaatatcctttgggtatcaTGTTTCAAAAGGTCTCATACAAAGAGCTTCATAAAGCAACAGATGGATTCTCCACGGAAAATTTAGTCGGAGTTGGAAGTTACGGATTTGTTTACAAAGGAATATTAATACTAAACCAGAAGACAGCAGTGGTTGTTGCTGTGAAAGTAATTGACCTTCAACGCCGAGGAGCTTCAGAAAGTTTCACTGCTGAATGTGAAGCATTGAAATGCATTCGCCATCGAAACCTCGTGAAAATATTAGCATCCTGTTCTAGTTTGGATTCTAATGGAAATGAATTTAAAGCTCTAGTTTTTGAGTACATGCCAAATGGGAGTCTTGAAAATTGGCTGCACCCAGCATCAAATGGCGAACGACGTCAACGCGCAGGTAGCAGATGGTTGAGTTTTATGGAGAGATTAAATGTAGCCATCGATACTGCATCTGCATTAGACTATCTTCATCACCATTGCAGAACACCAATCGTTCATTGTGACCTGAAGCCAAGTAACGTTTTACTAGATGATGACATGAATGCTAGTGTAGGTGATTTTGGATTAGCTAAGCTTCTAACTGGAGTCATCAACAATGTTGAATCTGGAAATCAGACTAGCAGTACTTCAGCTGGGATAAAGGGAACAATCGGATATGCTGCTCCAGGTAAAAACAAAGTTATTTCACTCTGTAAAGCCCATAGAAATCTGTCAACTTAAGAAACTAGATTTCACTATGTAATGCATCATTTTTCCCTGTTGAAATGCACAGAGTATGGAATGAGTAGGGAGGCATCGACAAAAGGAGACGTCTACAGTTACGGGATCATGTTGCTAGAGATGTTCACCGGAAGGAGACCTACCGATGACATGTTCAAGGACGGCTTTGGCCTACACAGCTTTGCCAAGACAGCTCTGCTTACTAATCGAGTAATGGGGATTGTTGATCCTGCAGTCCTTGTTCAGCTACAACTCAAAAATGATATTGTTGACGAGAGAGAAGTTTTAATCAATGGTGAGATGGAGACCAAGTTATCTGAGGCATTGACAGGAATTCTCAAACTTGGTGTTATGTGCTCAATCGAATCACCCAAAGAACGAATGGAAATAGTAATGGTCAAGGAAGTTTTGCAATCAATCAAGCATATGTTTCAATCAGTCTCATACAAAGAGCTTCATGCAGCAACAAATGGGTTCTCTGCGGAACAATTAGTCGGAACTGGAAGTTACGGTTCTGTTTACAGAGGTGTATTAGCAGTAAATCAGGAAACAGCAACAGTGGTTGCAGTGAAAGTACTAGATCTTCAAAGACGAGAAGCTTCAAAAAACTTCACGGCTGAATTCGAAACAATAAAATGCATGCAGCATCGCAGTCTCGTGAAGATACTGACATCTTGTTCTAGCGTTGATTTTAATGGAAATGAATTCAAAGCTCTAGTCTTTGAGTTCATGCCAAATGGAAGTCTTGAGAACTGGTTGCATCCAATTGCATTTGACGACCGACTTCAAAGGTTGACAAGGAGATCATTGAGTTTCGAAGAGAGACTGAGTGTAGCCATAGATGTTGCATCTGCATTAGATTATCTCCATCACCACAGGCAAACACCGATAGTCCATTGTAATCTAAAGCCAAGCAACATTTTGTTTGATAATGATATGAATGGTCATGTCGGCGATTTTGGATTAGCTAAGTTTCTAGGTAAGGTCActactaggggtgtaaataatacccgaaaatactgtACCcgtctgtacccgaagtagcccaaaatctgttatggcccgtcatgggccatccggcctggcctggattaatttattggacggtctcgggctttgcaattaattatgatgtCCGGTCTGATATCCGGCCTGGTGCCCAGCCTGAAAGCCTTTTATGTGTCATTAattatttaatatcctcttaaaaagacttaaaagttatcattttataattgtcaattttctgtcaagaaaaataaaatatatatttgtttttacttataattagccttttaaaaacattaatggtaataaattttcttattagaaagtttattgtaatctaattaattatttattataggctaaaattaaaagtttgtcattgtaatttaaatataaaataatactatcatttacggtatgcaatgttagaaaggaaaggatattatattaaaaataaatacatttaataccattcatttgaaaatttaaacttaaaataaaataaaaaaaatcaaaatagtggcctgtccggcccgatctggcctgctcGTATAAAAAACGGATTTTggacggtctttgggtagcaaattatctacttttacCCGGTCTGCctggcctgaatttgtttacgggctcacaaatgttAAGTCTGGCCTACCctgcctgtcttagtttttgggccgggcagcctggcctgcccgaatttacacccctagtcaCTACCAATGTAGAATCGGAAGATCACAACATTGGTACTTCAGTCAGGATAAATGGGTACGCTGCTCCAGGTAGGAAAGTTTTTTCAACTCCCAATAACTCGGCATAATTTGTAGCATTCAGAAAATATCAATACGTATATTACATTATATTTGAACTGAAATGCAGAGTATGGAATGGGTAGAGAGGTATCGACAAATGGAGACGTCTACAGCTACGGGATCATATTGCTAGAGATGTGTACAGGAAGACAACCTACCGACCACATATGTTAAGGATGGATTTAGCCTTCACACCTTTGTTAAGACGAGTCTGGTTCCTAACAGGATATTGCAGATTATTGATCCCAAACTACTTCTTCCTCTTCGTATCCAAGACAACGATGATGACGAAGTGGATTGCAACGAAAAAGTATTAAGAAATGGGGTGATGGAAGACAAGCTACATGAGGCTTTGACAGGGATTTTAAAGCTCGGTATTGCATGTTCGTTTGTAGCACCGAAAGAACGGATGATAATGACACAAGTAGTAAAAGAGTTGCAGGCAATTGCGAACGCATAtcaaaagaataaagaagttCTTGAGAAACGATGACATGCCATTGCCAGTACCTCATTTTTAGTTACTACTTGGCTGCTAGGAATACTATCAACCTAGTTGGCCAATTCTGCTACTTGActactttattttttcagtttTAGAAATCAGTAAATGTACGTAACTTAATGGTAACACTGATTTTTCTCAAGTAATATCGGTATAATTGACAAGGCAGCAGCCAAATGAAAGAACAAAGGCAAGGATTAATTACCTGTGCGTGTGTGCTGCCATATGTCAATACCTTTCACAAGCAATTCATCGAACAGCGTAGATTCTTCGCAAAATGTCATCAAAATCCGGAGCAGCAAAATGTGAATCTGCGTACTCATGAACGGTAATGGAGAAGAAATGGATCGCTAACTCAGGTAATGAGTTATGGTTTCAGAGAGTTTCTGCAACCGAGTTGATATTGAGTTAATTCAGGTAATAGTTCCCAGAAACGAGTTCAACAACGAGAAAATACGCGCAAGCCCCTATCTCTCACCCATCGTCCTGATCTTGGGTTGAAGTATCCAAGGTATTTTGAACGATTTAGGCTGATATGAAACACCCGGAGCAAAATCGATAGGGTTGAGTATCATTGGGTCACCGGTTAACGATGAACTCaacttggagaagaagaagaagacgagtgAATATTGGACATAGTTTTGCGAATAGGAGTACATTTTTTAGTTCCTGATTATTTTGTTAAAATATTAAGAGTGACATCACAGGCCATTTTCCGGTGTCCATTTAGCGAAAATGATTTTCAGAAGACGATAATGAAGATGAAACGCATGAAAGTATAGAATCAATCACCAAAACGCATGATAATGGTAATAAGCGACATTAAATTAAGAGGAGAAAACGGAATATCATCCGCACACTAGAGTAGAGTTACAaaggtaatttatttatttatttttagcttAAGTTGGGCaggtattttaattaattaaaaacaGCATACTAGGCAGCCACAGCATGCGGCCGAGTACTGAGCCTTTGGGCATTGAACGGGTGGGCAGGCACCTCGGCAACCAGTAGTTGCTGAGCATACTTTTGTCAGTCCTGGGCACTTGGTTACTACTTGCGTAACCTGCTGGAGCATCATCCCTGATTTTGATATTCATCAATTAATTGTATTAGTTGATTAAATATATATACTTATGTGCATGTTGTAATCAAAATTAGGAAATTTAGAGTACTTACTGCCGGAAGAAGAGGTTGGCATTGCGATCAAGACGAATAAGAATAAGCAGACCAACATACTCATCTTGGCCATGATTATCAATCAAATCGGTAGAAGTGAAAACTATATTTATGATTATAGTTAGTGATGATCAAGTAATAAAACTAACCTCTACTTATAGGCATGATGATACAGATTATTAAATTGATCATCTGTCAGCTACAGATTATAGCTAGTAGCTACGGTGGTGGTGATATTAAACTTTAAGTACGTACCAAGTTTTGCACAGTGTTGACCCTTGGCGTACGGCAAGGATCTACTGAGCATGAACTAATGGATCGTTGCAGTAACTGATTAAACAAAACAAAGTCCAGCAAAACTAGGATCTGGACGGTGCACCCAGTCTCATCATTTAATCCATATTTTCCGAAAGAGGAAGGCTGTatattaaaaatagaaaattcacTATTTACTGTGCAGTAGCAAGGTCATCTGAGTTATGggaaggccaagcactatggtaatTTGTTTCGCTTGGCTATATAACTTGAGTGCAAATACTAAAAAgaggaagatatatatatatatatatatgttcctCACGAAAATGAACATTAATTACTTCTGTATGTTTTGGATGGAAACTTAATTTACGTATCCATCTTTCTTATTGTCAACGCTGGTTCATTTCGCATTCATGTCTTTCTCACTTTCCACGCATCACCATCGTAACTGTGTGATGGATATCTTGGATATTGTGAAGGCTGTGATCTAGTATCACTCCGGCAATTATCTTTCCTCACTTGCTTGTGACCAACGATAATTCCTACATGGTCGGCAAACATGATCCATACGCTGGCTGCATCACTTAATGAACAGAAAAACGAATGCATCTCGATCTCGATTTGTTTAAAATATATATCGCATGTTAGGGAGATTAGAATTTGGGCGCACAACGTAAGGGACTGATGTTACCACATGCATGCATATTAATCA
Coding sequences within:
- the LOC113273370 gene encoding probable LRR receptor-like serine/threonine-protein kinase At3g47570; translated protein: MNNDIKYKCSVAEEVTKRKIFPESISKKTFDHCPSLVDLVDSSTDQVSAIKAVVSPRNFPKAMMDVSSESMQMKPALAIPGCPIAAPYVLVFISSELGKDQPNDIIVVVLFPFDGVYVGTIPPQLFNISSIYHFGVNGNNLHQPIIPPYIGVTPSNIQILWLDGNMFHGLLPVSIFNLSTLSSLDISGNEFAGPIPTNLGTLQGLTYLNVADNHFGTGEVDEFIFFNSLSNCSDLEVLYLSGNDLSGQLPDSIANLSRKLTRIHMSRNTIFGEIPPGVENLVSLKGLQIGRNQLTGSIPVPIGKLPNLIQLEIWDNQLSGKIPSNICNSNTLENIDFGTNRLQGGIPPSMGNCSKLLKLVLWENQLTGTIPKQLIGLSSLSIKLDLAWNRLTGNLPSEIGNLEKIVILDLSNNQISGKIPSSLQNCLYLERLYLDGNLLEGIVPPSLKSLKGMQKLDLSRNKLSGGIPQYLQSFVSLKYLNLSSNDFEGEVPEEGIFKNISASSILGNEKLCGGIPKFHLPGCPRIGYIIQSKHFPLKRLLLIVFGVVILVIVLGSFAIWFWRKKTIVQRSHSSLKYPLGIMFQKVSYKELHKATDGFSTENLVGVGSYGFVYKGILILNQKTAVVVAVKVIDLQRRGASESFTAECEALKCIRHRNLVKILASCSSLDSNGNEFKALVFEYMPNGSLENWLHPASNGERRQRAGSRWLSFMERLNVAIDTASALDYLHHHCRTPIVHCDLKPSNVLLDDDMNASVGDFGLAKLLTGVINNVESGNQTSSTSAGIKGTIGYAAPEYGMSREASTKGDVYSYGIMLLEMFTGRRPTDDMFKDGFGLHSFAKTALLTNRVMGIVDPAVLVQLQLKNDIVDEREVLINGEMETKLSEALTGILKLGVMCSIESPKERMEIVMVKEVLQSIKHMFQSVSYKELHAATNGFSAEQLVGTGSYGSVYRGVLAVNQETATVVAVKVLDLQRREASKNFTAEFETIKCMQHRSLVKILTSCSSVDFNGNEFKALVFEFMPNGSLENWLHPIAFDDRLQRLTRRSLSFEERLSVAIDVASALDYLHHHRQTPIVHCNLKPSNILFDNDMNGHVGDFGLAKFLEYGMGREIIDPKLLLPLRIQDNDDDEVDCNEKVLRNGVMEDKLHEALTGILKLGIACSFVAPKERMIMTQVVKELQAIANAYQKNKEVLEKR